The proteins below come from a single Peromyscus leucopus breed LL Stock chromosome 13, UCI_PerLeu_2.1, whole genome shotgun sequence genomic window:
- the LOC114697847 gene encoding UDP-glucuronosyltransferase 1A9-like, whose amino-acid sequence MAPAGLPASLSLCVCLLLASGFAQAGRLLVVPMDGSHWFTMQMVVEKLIHRGHEVVVVVPEVSWQLGKSLNLTMKTYSTSYTLEEFDHKFKYISDTQWITPEQRILSLITGSGKEFFDLIASHCRSLFNDKKLMESLKQSSFDAVFLDPFEVSGLTVAKYLSLPSVVFSRYVFCHQLEMGTQCPSPLSYVPRLFSKFADTMTFTERVSNFVFYMEEWAICHYLFKAATDIASEVLQIPVTMDDLFSQVSIWLLRTDFVLDFPRPVMPNMVFIGGINCQQRKLISKVCCLFFST is encoded by the coding sequence ATGGCTCCTGCAGGTCTCCCAGcctccctttctctgtgtgtgtgtctgctgctggcctctggctttgcccaggcaggcaggctgctggTGGTGCCCATGGATGGGAGCCACTGGTTCACCATGCAGATGGTTGtggagaaactcatccacagaggGCATGAGGTGGTGGTAGTCGTGCCAGAGGTGAGTTGGCAACTGGGAAAATCCCTGAATTTGACAATGAAGACATATTCAACTTCTTATACTCTGGAGGAATTCGATCATAAGTTCAAGTATATTTCTGACACTCAATGGATAACTCCAGAACAACGTATACTTTCTTTAATAACAGGCTCAGGCAAAGAGTTTTTTGATTTAATAGCTTCACACTGTAGGAGTTTGTTTAATGACAAGAAGTTAATGGAGTCCTTGAAGCAGAGTTCTTTTGATGCTGTATTTCTGGATCCTTTCGAAGTGTCTGGCTTAACTGTGGCCAAGTATTTGTCGCTCCCTTCAGTGGTCTTTTCAAGGTATGTCTTTTGCCACCAACTTGAAATGGGCACTCAGTGCCCCAGTCCACTGTCTTATGTTCCTAGACTCTTCTCAAAATTCGCAGACACCATGACTTTCACAGAGAGAGTGTCAAACTTTGTTTTCTACATGGAAGAGTGGGCAATTTGTCACTACTTGTTCAAAGCTGCTACAGACATTGCCTCTGAAGTTCTCCAGATCCCAGTGACTATGGATGACCTCTTCAGCCAAGTGTCTATTTGGTTGTTACGCACAGACTTTGTGTTAGATTTCCCCAGACCTGTGATGCCCAACATGGTGTTCATTGGTGGAATCAACTGCCAACAAAGAAAGCTGATTTCCAAGGTATGTTGTCTCTTCTTTAGCACATGA